A window from Eubalaena glacialis isolate mEubGla1 chromosome 1, mEubGla1.1.hap2.+ XY, whole genome shotgun sequence encodes these proteins:
- the LOC133101531 gene encoding proliferating cell nuclear antigen-like produces the protein MFEARLVQGSILKKVLEALKDLINEDCWDISSSVVNLHSMDSSHVSLVQLTLRSEGFSTYRCDRNLAMGVNLTSMSKILKCAGNEDIITLRAEDNADTLALVFEAPNQEKVSDYEMKLMDLDVEQLGIPEQEYSCVVKMPSGEFACICRDLSHIGDAVVISCAKDGVKFSASGELGNGNIKLSQTSNVDKEVEAVTIEMNEPVQLTFALRYLNFFTKATPLSPTVTLSMSADVPLVVEYKIADTGHLKYYLAPKIEDEEGS, from the coding sequence ATGTTCGAGGCGCGCCTGGTCCAGGGCTCCATCCTGAAGAAGGTGCTGGAGGCCCTTAAGGACCTCATCAACGAGGACTGCTGGGACATCAGCTCGAGCGTCGTGAACCTGCACAGCATGGACTCGTCCCATGTCTCCTTGGTGCAGCTCACCCTGCGCTCCGAGGGCTTCAGCACGTACCGCTGCGACCGCAACTTGGCCATGGGCGTGAACCTCACCAGCATGTCCAAAATACTGAAATGTGCTGGCAATGAAGACATCATTACACTAAGGGCTGAAGATAACGCAGACACCTTGGCACTAGTATTTGAAGCTCCAAATCAAGAAAAGGTTTCAGACTATGAAATGAAGTTAATGGATTTAGATGTTGAACAGCTTGGAATTCCAGAACAAGAGTACAGCTGTGTAGTAAAAATGCCTTCTGGTGAATTTGCATGTATATGCCGAGATCTCAGTCATATTGGAGATGCTGTTGTAATTTCCTGTGCAAAAGATGGAGTGAAATTTTCTGCAAGTGGAGAACttggaaatggaaatattaaGTTGTCACAAACGAGTAATGTTGATAAAGAAGTGGAAGCTGTTACCATAGAGATGAATGAACCAGTTCAGCTAACTTTTGCACTGAGGTACctgaacttctttacaaaagcCACTCCACTCTCTCCCACAGTAACACTCAGTATGTCTGCAGATGTACCCCTTGTGGTAGAGTATAAAATTGCTGATACGGGACATTTAAAGTACTATTTGGCTCCCAAGATCGAGGATGAAGAAGGATCTTAG